ACTAGAGGCCCACACTTCGggcccaactaaatcaacccctCAGTATTCATATGCTAGGGTACACAACAGAAAACAGAACACTCTACTCTGAAAATGCTGGTCTAGTCACCACCTTTGGCCAGATTGAGGACATTGACTAAAACATGGTTCGATCCTGTTCGATCTACAGTACAAGACTGATCCATTTTTTAACAATGTTTTGTGCTACTATTTTGTAACTCGATTCCCCAGCAActctctgtagtgtagatgggcCTAAACGGCTAatgtggggaaagagagaaaccAGTAGAAAAATGCAAACTCACAGGGAACACAGAAATAGAAGTAAGGCCCCAGCAGATTGAAAACATGCCCACTGCCTGACTAGATCCTAGAACACTTTCTGTTTGGAGGAGTctggtttttttttacttttctgatCAAAAAAGAAGAGAAATGTGGTTCTGATTACTCTGAGCAGTGAATAACTGACCAATGAATTTCCAAGTAGGATTCCATTTTCACATCGCCCAATACAATGTTGTGAAAAGTTAATTGACATGATGTCTACCATCtgccaaaaatatatatattaaaaatagtaGAGAGGATACtgaacatgattttaaaatgtgaaacacATGCTGTACATTGTTGTCCTATCAGCGATCAAGTTCCTGGCATGTGTCATTAAGTTGTTAGACTTGTGGGGGTGGCGGGCGGGTTTAAGTAGTCATTCACAGTGATTATGTTTGACTTGAGGAGTGCAGTGTTACAACAAGTGAACAAGAAACTTAGGCATTATTCTTCAATTGTTAGGGAAAGGGGTACATTTATGATAGATTATTCAGATGGTTTCAAATTTTTATGTcccctcaaaaagaaaaataatttctgaaAGGAATATTTCTTACAATGTCTTTAATTTCATGACAACCTAGCCACTTAGAATGCAAAAAATATTTATAGTGTCCAAGCATGTAGAATGCAGATTACAGGACAAAGAGAAAGACAATGGCTCAGCCTCAAAGAAATTACAATCTAATTTTAGATGTGGCATGATGGCAAAGAAGGTAACAAGAAGTAGGGAAAGAATTCGTGAGGTAGGAAAAGGGTTATGCTAATAAGATTATGTGGTTATGTATATTTCTAGAGGATTCAATTCaaagtttatatttttgtttaagtAATGATGATTCTTGAGTCACTTCTTTTGGTCATTGCAGAAGTGAGTCATAAGAGATCTGAATACGCACATAGTGACTTGGAAGTGGGAGATCAGTTCATGTGAAAGCATCACAGTAGAGAAAGACAAGGAGAAGGTTGCGTGAGAAGCAAACAGATGGGGCATTGTGGGCAACTTTAGATTCCTGAAGTTTTTAACTACTGCTGGTGTTCCTGATCAGCAAAAGTACATAGGATATTACCTAGACATTGCCATACTAGATCCGACATTTCAGCAGCAGAGGCCAATTCCTCTGAAGGGTGAAAAATATCTCATCGGCCAGTGGTGCAATTCTATACATTTGCAGAgacattccttcctgacctctgctgctctgaagcatgagattttattaGCCCATTTTAACATGTATCATAGGGTTGTCAGGGTTGGCCGCAGTAACTGGCCTCTACCACAGAGgggcgggaagagcagcagctgcggCTGGACCCACATGGAGgagctgctctctgctcagctgctgatgcctgacagagagcagtggctggctTCCGGACATAAGTGCTGACATCTActggcgccagtgggtgctcgacccccccctctgcccccgccccctccctgcccctattcaaaCTCCTTCcgcaaatccccgccctggccctgcctcctcccctaagcGCGCCACGTTCCCGCTCCAACCCACTCTTTCCTGGAGTTTGCTACAACTGTTTGgcagcagcaagcgctgggaggtgcagagcacccactaatttttccccatgggtgctccagccccagagcatccatGGAATCGGCGCCTATGCTTCCGGATCAGGCTCCAAGAGGTAGGTGCTCccactggggaggcgggggatctTGTCCGCCCCCCCTTTTGCCCTGCCCCCcgactgccccagcccagaccctcgCTAGGTGGACtggtccctccctgccctggtgcCTTGCTCCAGGGACTGACCCCTGCCGTGTCCCACTGTGCCCCAACCCCTCACTATGGGGACcgaccccctccctccaccccaattGGGCAGGCTCCGCATCAGCTCCTCTGAGCGTGGCTCTGCATGCAGCAGGCGCGTCCCTGGAGAGGGGGGAATTAGCGCAGGGGAGAGAGGAGTAAGCAGAGGGCGGGGccgtggggaagaggcggggcaagggtgttcggttttcagCAGTTAGAAAATCTGCAACCCTAATGTACCACTACAGTTCTTATTATTAGTCATAAAATTACTCATCCTTTGCAGAAATCCTGAGGTGCAACTGACCTATTTGATAGAATGCAGGCCAGGCCCTCAGTACCAGCTATGTGGTCGAACGAATGTTACCCTACAACTCTGTGGTGTCATTGAGAAGATCCTGCAAGGGGTCCTGTACCCAGAGCACCCAGGGGTggtgagagtgctcagcaccccacaCCACTGCGTCAAATGCTTGTTTCTGTGAAGGACTGAGCCGGCTTGGGACTGAGCATATAGAAAACATCATCCAAGGCCAGGGGCGGGGAGTTATATGGGCCCACAGTGACCATGCTCCAGGAATATTCTGGGCcctgggggcccggctccaccactGTTCGtggctgggtctctcccctgaCCCCGCCTGCCATCCCTGCACGCCTCCCCCGGAGTGTCTCCCAGCCACCCCCAGATAATTTAAAAGCActccagagcccccggctgccaccaccagcagtgcaACGGGGCTGAGGCGCcttcctgccctcactctgccccaatcccggaagcagctggcacatgcctgcagccccggggcggggtgtgtgtggcagggttgtctctgtgcactgcccccgccccaagaccgactccacagctcccattggccaggaatggcagccaatgggagctggggggcagtacCTGTGGGCAACAGTATGAAGAGacctcccggcccctccccccgcctatgagccgctgccagaggggtgtgccgcTCACTTCCAAGAGCTGCCCAAGGGAAGcgcctcaccctctcccacaccccaaccctctgcccagagcccaagccccgtcctgcaccctaacccccagcccagagcctgcatcccagctCTCTCTCAGAGCCTGctctgcaccctaacccccgcccacagcctgcacccaaactccctcccagagcctgggggggggcggggggtaagtCTTGGACCCGCTGGGCTCCACCAAAACGTATACAAACCGGCCGCCCCTGGCCAAGCCAACCCCGCTTCAGGCGCCCTCCCAGCTCCTACAGTGAGGTGGCCTCAGCcccgcagctgggagctgggggccaAACTCCCCGGGGTCAGGCGAGGGGAGTGGCGAGCCTGTCGAGCCGGCACTGAGCATGCGCCCAGCGGGGCAGTGGCTCGGGCTCTGAGCTCCCTGGTGGGTTGGCTCCTCCCAGGGTGGGTCCCCCGGGTGAGGCGGGGGGGAGGATGCacgatctccccctcccccccccctctccctgcctgtggCCGGGCTGGAGCCTGACAGGGCCCCGCCCAAGCTCCAGCGCTCCCTCCGCCGCCGGCCGGGCTCCGCGCGCGCGCCGAGTCCTCCCAGCCTGCAGGGGGCGCGGCGTCGCCCTCCCTGCGACCCGCCGCCTCCTCCTGCTCGTCGCCGCGCGCGCGAGCCGCcttggcctggcccagcccagcgcAGCGCAGCCCCAGGGAAGGCGATGGCGGCCTCGGTGTTCTGCTGCCTGCGCTGGTGCGGGGACGGCGGCGCCGGGCACATCCCGCTGAAGGAGATGCCCGCCGTGCAGCTGGACACGCAGCACATGGGTAAGGGGGCGCGCCCCGCCCCGGGCAGGGACCCCCGCCGCAGGTCCCTTTCGCCCCGGTGGCGTGGGGGTGCGAGCTGGGGGTGAATAGTAAGGGTTTCTGGCGCCCCTGAGCTCCGTGGTTATTATTAATGGTAGGGGTGTGGCGCTTTCCCGGCAAAGAAGCGGCAAGGTGCCCGTGCTTTGCCTCTTTATATATTTTAGGGAAGTCTGTTGTGCCTGCGGGATGTCTTTAGTTCTGTGTACGTGGCAACGTTTTAAAAACCGATGTCCGAAAGTGGTCGTTAAGAGGGCTAGAAAACGATATTTAGAAGAATTCCCCCAAACCCCGAGGGCTGTCCCCGCTCAGGTGACCCCATTACGGAAGAAGCCTGGCTGAATCGTTAGGTGTTACAGTCTTTCACAAAGGTCACCAAACGCAGGGTCTGTCAGATCAACAAGGCAGCAGATTCCACCGTTGATTTGCTTTCGCGGAGAATGCCCTGTCTGGGCACAGTCAGCctgagtatttattattattttacatttatattgcagcagcCTCTAAAGGCCACAGCCAGGTTGGGCCCAattatgctaggcactatacaaatattTGACAAATGACCGTCCCTCACCAAAGAGCTTATGGTCCAAAGTGATCTTAGTTATATAGTAGTGAGGTTATGGCACAAAAATAAATGATCTCTAAGGCACACAGAGGATATGTCAAAAACAACACATTGCATTTCATTTGGAAACTAATTGCAATTTCATCGTCTCTGAAGTACTGGTGTAATATGATCCCAGCATGAAAATGTTGCTAAATAACCAGGCAGCAGTATTCTGCTCTAGTTTTAGTTCTAAAGCCGGGACTATAAATTGCTGGTCTACCAGTATGAttatgagtacttgtggcaccttagagactaaccaatttatttgagcatgagctttcgtgaagtgagctgtagctcacgaaagctcatgctcaaataaattggttagtctctaaggtgccacaagtactccttttctttttgcgaatacagactaacacggctgttcctctgaaacctgtcagtatgatTATGTTGGTtgggaagtgatttttttttttaactgacatTGTTAAAGGTACCTTAAACCTATGTAACTTATTACCTTTCCCATATGGGAATAAACTATACCGGtataagggcttggctacacttgcaagttacagcgcaataaaggagccccgggtgcactagctcactacccgtccacactggcaaggcacatagagcgctctgactccacggctacagcgagtggaataacgtttgctgcgcccccgctggagcgccatGGTGCCaatgtgaatgaggtgttgctttactgcgctctgatcagcctctggaaatgtcccataatccccttaagtcaagtggccactcttgtcagtGTTTGGAATCGGCTGTAGGTATGCAGAAATGCCCTTGAaaactccatttctgacagccggctgcttatctccTCCGAGACAAAgtaaccattactgtggaatgctgtctgtgagagagagagagagagagaggcgggtgggggggtctgctgctctctgaatttacaagacaacatgctgacatgctctcagccccccaaaaacccactctctctcccccacatacacacaacacactcccttctcacaccccaccccacccccatttgaaaagcacgttgcagccacttgcatgctgggatagctgcccataatgcaccactcccaatgccactacaagtgctgcaaatgtggccacgccagtgtgcttgaagctgtcagtgtggacagactgcagcgctttccctactgcgcccTACAAAGACTGGTTTAACTCAAGgggctctacatctgcaagtgtagccatgccctaagttaCTGTTATAACTGTGTCCATGCAAGGGTATGTTTGCTGCATTAACTATTttagtatagttaaagtggtacaacttttgtGCTAAGACAAGGGTGGAGTGGTCTTCCGCTGTAGTCCTGCGTAAAGGGCATTGCAACAAACCAATTAAGAAAGGCCTACTCCTTgccaaacaaatatttaaaaaatcatcttgGCTAGAAAACATCCAGGCATCCTCAGAAATTATTGGACTGGCTTTTGAGGACTTTGTCTTATCTGTGCCTATACTGACATGCTTATTAGAGCTTTTGAGCAAAAATCTTCCACGGGAGAGTGTAGTATTTAGCAGAGCTCAATGTTCTGATCTGTGTGCTGGCAGGTACCTTTTTAAAGGAAGCTCGCAATCAAACCCTTAAAAGGAATCTTACTTATTGATTAATTCTTGGTGACCACAACTCATGAAAAGCCTTCTGCAGAATGTGCCTATCCTTCAGTTCTAGACCAAGAAAAGGAGGTGATTTAGAGAAAGGCATGAGCCCTGCATCCCCTTTCTCTTAGTGAGTGTCTTTCTAATTAAATGATTGTAAGCTATGCTGCTGGGATATTTGAGGAAATGTTGTAATCAACATGCTGCCTTAAAGCCTGAGAGGAGAAATTAAAGAATATAGATTTTAAATAGATGAACTCTAGCTGAAAGATGAACTAGCCTATAAACACATCCTTTCTTTACCTGAAAGCACTGCACAACCTAATTCTGATAGACTAATGGAGCTCTTACTTGGGGTTGAAAGAGAAAATAGTTCTTGTTGTTTAGGGGTTTTAGTGGATGtctccaaactttaaaaaaaaacaatgttttttgaagtttgtgtattttatttgtatatgCAGGAACAGATGTCGTCATTGTCAAAAATGGCAGAAGAATATGTGGCACGGGGGGTTGCTTAGCCAATGCACCTTTGCATCAGAACAAGAGCTATTTTGAGTTTAAAATCCAATCCACAGGTTAGTTAGCAAAATTATTTTCTACTTTAGATTGGGATTTGAGATTTGACTACAAGCAGGCAACGCATCTGCACCTTTGGTAATTAAGTGCACTTCATCTTTGGACTACTACCATGAGAAATAACACACTTCACAAATATCAAACTTTTGTAAGACACTAAACTGTCATCTTGTAAGAAAGATTTGTCATTTTTCTATTTTGCTGCtttgatttattaaaaacaatagtAATTGAAATGACTAGAGTTGCAGTATTAAAACACTACCATGTTTGAAAACTCTTGTATATATGTTTTTTCAATAAACCTAATTTAGAGCTACTTTCTGCtaaattcttttttatttatattgcattaTGAGCATGTAAAATACTGTGTACATAGCTCTTGTACTTTTTGTCCAATAATATTTGCTGTCTGTCTACATTTATTTGCTATTTTAGAATGGATCCAGATTCTTCTCCTTTAGCTTCTTGTGGGAATGATTCTGTGCTTAGAAATGCAGCAGAGAACTCACAGCTTGGGAGTGCGGGGCTTAAATGtggttttaagccacctttgtgtccTCCCAGTTCTGGGCTGGTTCTGGGACTGAAGCATCCCCAGCATAATTTAGACAGCCCCAGGCTGCCGTATGAGCTGCTGCACTGTCTGAAATCACTGGTGTATATATGCTGTGGCCATGACCCCGGCATTCCCCCTATGCCAAGGCTTGCAACTGTGTCCTCAGAGACATCCTTTTGGTTATCTTCTGCCGTTCCTTTGCCCCAGGAATCCTCCCCCagtgagaactgctgctctaatcATTTTAGGTGATAACTGGGTCAGAGTGAGGGCTAAGACTTTTACTCCATAACTTTTATTTTGATGGCTCATAAAAGAAAAACGCTGAGATACAGCATGTTTTGGAAGGATATTTTTAAGTCTGTCTCAACCTAGTGAATGTAATTGCTAATGCTTTTCAAATTAAAATTCACTCATGATATTGCTGTCATTGTGGCACACACCTGGAATATATTTCTTACTCTCAGTGTGAGAtttcaaaagaaacaaataaGTGTTCACAGAATATCGTCGTCATATtttcaggggtttggggtattGGAGTTGCAACCCAGAAAGCAAATTTGAATCAAATTCCACTTGGTCGAGATGTGCATAGTTTAGTGATGAGAAATGATGGAGCTCTCTACCACAACAACGAGGAGAAGAACAGGCTGCCGGCAAACAGCCTTCCCCAGGAGGGTGACATTGTGGTGAGTTTCCTTAGTTCTTGTTAATGTAAATTTGTTGCTCTGTCTAAATAGCTCAACAATAGATGTttctgggattttccaaagcagctTTTGCTGTCAGCACTGTTGCAAGGCTAAAGGGAATACAGTGAATCCTTGTGAAAGGCTAGCTTTCCATGCAAACAAGAAAATTAAACACAGAATTTTATTGAAGCCCTGAAAAGTGAATATCTGATAAAAGGATTAAACCTATTAAATTAATATGCTTGCAGTGCATCAGAAGGTAATATTCAGTAGATATTGAGTTGTAAAAAATGTAGGCTTATTAAATGAGTACTTCTAATATTTCATACTAAAAATCATTATAGAACAATGCAACCCTTCAGAATTGTAATCATTTAGTAAAACATAGTTATGTATTTATCATGAGGTCTTGTGCCAGTAATTCTCCCTAAGTTAGGCATGTTCCTTCCTCACTGTCTTTTCTAATCCACATCATTAGCAGGGGCATAGTTGGAATAGAATTTGGTTCCAATACTTTTTGGGGAGTAATGGGTAGAGGAAAGTGCTGTTCAGGGTCAAATATTCCTTACTTTTCTTCTCCccaactctctctccctttcatagatcccccccaccaccaccttttctGGAGAAGTAAGATAGACATGAAGGGGCTCATACCCTCTTGCCTGCCCTCTTGTTCATCAGAagtacactggccctttaagtGTTTGCTCTTCTAGCCTTTCAGTTCAGCTCCCACTATCCTCGGATCCTTATGCTGTCTTCCTCCTAGGCGTGGCAGCAGGCCCTTAGAGAGTCCAGTCTTCCTGCTAcctcatggtgtgcaggaggaagGATACCCATTTAGTCTGGTGGGTTTTCCCCTGCAGTCTCACTCCAGTCCTCAAGAGGTTTCTAGTCCTGCTCCTTTGGTGGCTTCATGCCAGTTTACTGCTGATGCAAAGTAGTCCTGTGCCTGGATTGCTTATTTCAAGTGTGGCAGGTCAATTAACCACACCTGGGGAGGTAGCTATTCTGTCCCTTTACCCCTTAGTGACTGTGACAGAATGGGTtttatataccccatcacaatAGTGCTTCATTGCTACCCACTGCTACTAGGGTTGATGAATTTGCCTATAAACCTGACGGGGCCATCACCCGTAGAGATTCCAAGCTCTTTGtggctgggctccctgctcaaagatgtcccagaatgcactggagATTGAGATGAGATTGTACCCAGGGAGCACAAGAGCTCTTTGTTGGTCTATGCTTGGTTAGCAGGCAGAGGGAGTGGCCCTAGCAGCCTTGGAAGAAGATTTGTAGCAAAGGTATTGGGATAAAGGGGTTGTATTTTTAGTCAAGCTGGGattcaatttagaaaagagagagaaaattagacTGGGGatagggagaaaaaaatgttggAAAGATGAATGAGAGGGACTTGGGAATCTATATGGCTCATGCTCCCTCTCACGCCTCAACActtctaaaatatatttaaaattacccTGTATATTTAAAGGGGTCTACTGTATTACTACTTTTTTAAcattattagaattttttttatatacacgGAAGTGTTAAGATTAACATTGTTTCTAATACCAACTTTTTCAATATCTTTTATTAATTGCTGATGTTTGTGAGTTTCATATACATAGATTATTGCCAGGTatctgaagtttaaaaaaaaatcccctgctTAGGTGGCTTGCTTGGGAGAGAATCTTGCTGTGTTGCAGTCTCTTTAAAGGCTCACTCAAACTATTTAGTCTGCAAAGCTGAAGTTAAAACACTTGAAGGATAATAAGTAACAAATGCATTACTTTGCTAACTGCCTGAGCTCTGTAGATTCACAATTTGAGCTAAGTTGGTTAGCTTCTGTTCGTCAGATAAGTCGATTGTTATTGCTGCTGTCCCCTGATTGGATAAGCCTGCAAGCACTTCTGGTGCTTGCGAGttcaaatataattaaatattcttAATTATTGACTTTTTAAGCGTCCAGAAAAATGGTCTATTGCATTCTTTTAGGAGACTGTGGTTTATGCCGTCGTATTAGAAACTGCCCATTGTGTCCAGCTAGATTAGctgtaaaaaagaaatagttgTAAGCATTCTCACGTATATCAACTTGATGATCTTATGTTAACATTTCCTATTTTGCCTTATAGGGTATTACATATGACCATGTAGaattaaatgtatatttaaatgGAAAGAATATGCATTGTCCAGCTTCAGGAATCAGAGGGACTGTCTATCCTGTAGTATATGGTAAgttgggttctcaaactttttcagtgTGGTCAATCTTAATAGCAATATTCTCTCAAACCACCTATTAGTTTTAGTCCTGTGAATATTGTGTTATTGGGATTCTGGCTGCCAGACACCACATTGGTTAGAATGGGAGAACAGACTTTTGTTAGGTAGCTAACATGTCATCTTCCCATTGCTTTGGAAATGGAGTTACAGTGGAGAGAATTTAGACTTCGGGAGTAGTCACAGTAGTAGAcaacgggtagtggtcaatggctccatgtctagttggcagccggtatcaagtggagtgccccaagggtcggtcctggggccggttttgttcaatatcttcataaatgatctggaggatggtgtggattgcactctcagcaaatttgcggatgatactaaactgggaggagtggtagatacgctggaggggagggataggatacagaaggacctagacaaattggaggattgggccaaaagaaatctgatgaggttcaataaggataagtgcagggtcctgcacttaggacggaagaacccaatgcacagctacagactagggaccgaatggctaggcagcagttctgcggaaaaggacctaggggtgacagtggacgagaagctggatatgagtcagcagtgtgcccttgttgccaagaaggccaatggcattttgggctgtataagtaggggcatagcgagcagatcgagggacgtgatcgttcccctctattcgacattggtgaggcctcatctggagtactgtgtccagttttgggccccacacttcaagaaggatgtggataaattggagagagtccagcgaagggcaacaaaaatgattaggggtctggaacacatgagttatgaggagaggctgagggagctgggattgtttagcctgcagaagagaagaatgagggaggatttgatagctgctttcaactacctgaaagggggttccaaagaggatggctctagactgttctcaatggtagcagatgacagaatgaggagtaatggtctcaagttgcagtgggggaggtttagattggatattaggaaaaactttttcactaagagggtggtgaaacactggaatgcgttacctagggaggtggtagaatctccttccttagaggtttttaaggtcaggcttgacaaagccctggctgggatgatttaactgggaattggtcctgcttcgagcagggggttggactagatgaccttctggggtcccttccaaccctgatattctatgattctatgagtaggTAGCTTTCATAAACAGTCTACTTGCTGCAGCAGGGACTTGGGCACCCTGGtctgtacctttttttttaaacttcctcaTCCTTTCTCCATGCCTAATCCCACACCACTGAAGTTTTAGGCTTCGGTGTGAGGTGACTTTTTATTGCCAGACTCCCTCGCCTGTCATCATCTTTCAAGAGCTGACATAAATTCCCAAGAATTTCCATGCTTCACAATGGATTAGTTTATTGCTATAACACCTGATGATTTGCAAATTACATTCAGGTGACACCTCCATGTTACAAATTACAAGTAATAAAACCCTTAATTTAATGCTATGTATTCATAGGCATCTGAAAGGAGAAATTGCTCTCAACCATTTAATTTATCGATGTTTCAGACCAGAATcgtagagatttttaaaataaactcagtACAGAAGTTAAATGATGTCATGTATGGGAACTTATAACACAAGTCAAATTCAAAGTTGCTTCCTTCAGCAGCTGAACCCCAGGCACATCTGCACAAATATTAAAGTGTAAAGTcaacacacacataacacaagaTAGTACTTGTGAGCTCAGTTAAGGCTGCTGTGGGAAAAGCCAAATATCTTGACTCCAGGATATCGAAATGCTTGACCAAAATATTATATTTGGTTTTGTTGTtcgttcttttttctttttctttttctttttcttttcttttttttttggtgggggggggagggtaggaggaATTGGAATTGATATACTGCTGTCACATGAGGTGTGGCTTAGAGGAATGTTTCTTTTAAAGACTCATTAACTAAATGGATCTGATTTTTCTGATGAGCAGTGCTACACTATGAAGTATACTTCTCTAAAGCTGCCTGTGAAGTATTGCTGCAGTTAATGATCTGTCAGAATTTCCATTTTAATCCTCTAATACTCCACCTAGAATCAGGCAGAAAGTCTCGTGGCAATATTATTGTTTtgaatggtttatttttaaaatccaggtgTCTAAAAATAACAGTCAAGCAGGGTTCTGATGTCCTAACCTCAGCAGATGGCTTGACACCAAGCAGGGGAATGGGAAGCATGTCATAGAGATGCATCCTCTTTCATGTCTCGCCATTACCACGTTTGGCCTGTGGACTTCCAAAGTAGTGGAGGGGGAAATGAGGGCCCTAGAAGTTGAGGAGAGTTGCTTTAAGGCTTATTAGCACTCTCAGTAAAATTCATAGCAAAACTTTCACTGATTTCAGCGAAGTCTTTTGCAAATCTAAGTATTCTGTAGGAAGTAAACAtgatttggccttcttgattAACCAAGAAGATCCTATTTGTCTTTACTGCATGGATGTTACTGATATATTGGTGAATATCCTTTGTGTTTCAGTTATTGTGGACACACAATGTATTGATGTATATAATCTAATTTGGTGTCATGTATAGTCAAAATAAATGCTGTTCTCCtctaattatttttctctttgcttctgtCCTACAGTAGATGACAGTGCCATCTTGGATTGTCAGTTCAGTGAATTTTATCACACTCCTCCAACAGGGTTTGAAAAAATACTCTTTGAGCAGCAAATCTTCTGAACGTCTTCATACTGAAAACTTGCACCCCTACACTGTTATAAAGCCTTTGCCATCTTAAATAAAGCTTCACGTTTACCTGTAGGAAACACATCTGTATTTTTTA
The nucleotide sequence above comes from Caretta caretta isolate rCarCar2 chromosome 1, rCarCar1.hap1, whole genome shotgun sequence. Encoded proteins:
- the SPRYD7 gene encoding SPRY domain-containing protein 7, producing MAASVFCCLRWCGDGGAGHIPLKEMPAVQLDTQHMGTDVVIVKNGRRICGTGGCLANAPLHQNKSYFEFKIQSTGVWGIGVATQKANLNQIPLGRDVHSLVMRNDGALYHNNEEKNRLPANSLPQEGDIVGITYDHVELNVYLNGKNMHCPASGIRGTVYPVVYVDDSAILDCQFSEFYHTPPTGFEKILFEQQIF